A single genomic interval of Methanocellales archaeon harbors:
- a CDS encoding dihydropteroate synthase-like protein, which produces MKVLVVSGRKAHQTVKKAVGDSADVLLLDVDVAAFITPDLLSSVPVSNDNYDLILVPGLSAGDFSKLEEETGVKIRLGPKHACDLNRVLSQADGIEFSHTVPACQLLSTKKYEEAVKKADELEKSAGYKFKLRDLKIGGNSMMKVMGEIVDATSMPEEKLQRIAWDFIAQGADIIDMGVAMDATPVEVINSVDAVSHLKTPISIDTLDPDLILATLETTDVDMVLSLNSDGLKAAGKAIADQGTAAVIIPDSDLESLQKNIRLAQETGLENIIADPILRPIGEGLIDSLVAYHSFRQKSDLPLFFGVGNVTELIDADSIGINAILAGVAMEVGANILFTPQYSAKTSGSISELKTAAQMMLLARDRCTPPKDLGLDLLVVKEKRHRTSDMEINKPIKAKPHAARQDPKGFFSIALRDGKIIANHEDASIVGTSAKAICDTISDLGLVSLTEHAAYLGRELMKAELALRFGRSYTQDDDF; this is translated from the coding sequence ATGAAAGTCCTAGTGGTTAGCGGACGCAAGGCCCATCAGACGGTAAAAAAAGCAGTGGGCGATAGTGCAGATGTGCTATTGTTGGATGTCGATGTAGCGGCGTTTATTACGCCGGATTTGCTAAGTTCCGTGCCCGTCTCCAATGACAATTATGATTTGATACTTGTCCCTGGATTATCTGCCGGTGATTTTTCAAAGCTGGAGGAGGAGACTGGCGTGAAAATCAGACTTGGGCCCAAACATGCATGCGACTTGAATAGAGTGCTCTCTCAGGCGGACGGTATTGAGTTCTCTCACACAGTACCAGCCTGCCAGCTATTGTCTACCAAAAAATATGAAGAAGCGGTGAAAAAAGCCGATGAACTAGAAAAGAGTGCAGGATATAAGTTTAAGCTCAGAGATCTGAAGATTGGCGGCAACTCGATGATGAAGGTGATGGGGGAAATCGTAGATGCGACGAGCATGCCGGAGGAGAAACTTCAGAGGATTGCCTGGGATTTCATCGCACAAGGTGCGGACATTATAGACATGGGAGTTGCAATGGATGCCACCCCCGTAGAGGTCATAAATTCGGTAGATGCCGTATCTCACTTGAAAACTCCGATCAGCATCGATACCCTAGACCCGGATTTAATCCTAGCTACTCTAGAAACCACAGATGTGGATATGGTGCTCAGTTTGAACAGCGATGGCTTAAAAGCAGCAGGCAAGGCAATTGCAGATCAAGGCACAGCGGCAGTCATCATACCAGATAGCGACCTAGAATCCCTACAGAAAAACATCAGGCTGGCCCAAGAGACCGGGCTTGAAAATATCATTGCAGATCCCATCCTGCGACCTATTGGAGAAGGCTTGATCGATTCTTTGGTTGCTTACCACAGTTTCAGGCAAAAGAGCGATCTGCCCCTATTCTTCGGGGTTGGAAACGTCACCGAGCTGATAGATGCCGATTCCATCGGCATCAATGCAATCTTAGCTGGAGTCGCGATGGAAGTAGGTGCCAACATACTTTTCACCCCCCAATATAGCGCTAAAACCAGCGGAAGCATTTCTGAGTTGAAGACAGCAGCGCAAATGATGCTCCTCGCAAGAGACAGGTGCACGCCACCGAAGGACCTTGGGCTGGACCTGCTGGTCGTCAAGGAAAAAAGGCACAGAACAAGCGATATGGAAATCAACAAACCGATCAAAGCAAAGCCGCATGCAGCCCGACAGGATCCAAAAGGCTTTTTCAGTATCGCTCTCCGAGATGGAAAAATCATCGCCAATCATGAGGATGCTTCCATCGTTGGCACCAGTGCGAAAGCCATTTGCGACACCATATCTGACCTCGGATTGGTGTCTTTGACGGAGCATGCCGCTTATCTTGGAAGGGAGCTTATGAAGGCGGAACTCGCGCTAAGATTTGGGAGGAGTTATACCCAAGATGATGACTTCTAA
- a CDS encoding PHP domain-containing protein, producing the protein MVLRFDLHIHSCYSHDGYDSVDRILMRAKEIGLDGISITDHDTVRGGLVGIRMAKKLGLDLMVIPGVEISTAQGHIMVLGIKDDIPLGMPPDKTIDMAKALGGTVIVPHPFHPFRHGLGYIPDGIDAVEIYNSRFILGHFNEKARKQAVDKNLSMVAGSDAHISEMVGYGITKIDSEPSVDKVLQAIQAGDTQIEGKKTPTRSFAKQTLKSNLRHMRRFFSEHL; encoded by the coding sequence ATGGTGCTCAGATTTGATCTTCATATCCACTCATGTTACTCACATGACGGTTACGACTCTGTTGATAGGATTCTCATGCGAGCCAAAGAGATCGGACTGGATGGAATCTCGATCACAGACCATGATACTGTCCGTGGCGGACTCGTTGGAATCCGGATGGCAAAGAAGCTAGGTCTTGACTTGATGGTGATACCCGGCGTGGAAATCTCAACTGCCCAAGGCCACATAATGGTGCTGGGCATTAAGGATGATATCCCTCTGGGCATGCCTCCGGATAAGACAATTGATATGGCAAAGGCTCTGGGCGGAACTGTAATAGTGCCCCACCCGTTTCATCCGTTTCGCCATGGATTGGGCTACATTCCAGATGGCATAGATGCGGTTGAAATATACAATTCAAGGTTTATCCTGGGCCATTTTAATGAGAAAGCAAGAAAACAGGCTGTGGATAAAAACCTGTCCATGGTTGCAGGATCCGATGCCCATATTTCAGAGATGGTCGGATATGGCATAACGAAGATTGACTCTGAGCCTTCCGTGGATAAGGTACTTCAAGCCATTCAAGCAGGCGATACTCAGATTGAGGGTAAGAAGACCCCAACGAGGTCATTCGCAAAACAAACGTTAAAGTCTAATCTTCGCCATATGCGAAGATTTTTTTCAGAACACCTTTAG
- a CDS encoding dihydromethanopterin reductase (acceptor), with amino-acid sequence MNIAWGITGAGHFLRESYEVFKKLAGGHKVTILVSSAGEEVLQMYGLLDKLTTISCGRYLEEIFLESEMGKSFPKTGRFLLGRYDALVISPATSNTVAKIVHGIADSLITNAVALASKGRIPVHIMPVDVSGSIKSETPYFMDRKVCEKCEDCIPKRHCPAIAEQIDLLKCDGCGICVKYCPHNAIRKGFVEFHVRDIDAKNVNALRSMEDVFVLDAPIDLLKVF; translated from the coding sequence ATGAATATTGCGTGGGGCATCACGGGTGCAGGACATTTTCTGAGAGAGAGTTATGAGGTTTTCAAGAAGTTAGCAGGGGGACACAAAGTCACGATTCTCGTTTCCTCGGCAGGAGAAGAGGTTTTACAAATGTATGGCTTGTTGGATAAATTGACCACTATATCTTGCGGCAGATATCTGGAGGAGATATTCCTGGAAAGCGAGATGGGTAAGAGTTTTCCAAAGACAGGCCGCTTTCTTTTGGGAAGGTATGATGCACTGGTAATCTCGCCCGCGACATCAAACACCGTTGCAAAGATAGTACACGGAATTGCAGACTCGCTGATCACAAATGCAGTAGCACTGGCGTCTAAAGGAAGAATCCCCGTCCATATCATGCCTGTGGATGTATCCGGCAGCATCAAATCTGAGACGCCTTATTTTATGGACAGAAAAGTTTGCGAAAAATGCGAGGATTGCATTCCAAAAAGACATTGCCCCGCTATTGCAGAGCAAATCGATCTTCTAAAATGTGACGGATGTGGCATCTGCGTGAAATACTGCCCCCATAACGCCATCAGAAAAGGATTTGTCGAATTTCACGTGCGGGACATAGATGCTAAAAATGTGAATGCTTTGCGCTCTATGGAAGATGTCTTCGTTTTGGATGCTCCCATTGACCTACTAAAGGTGTTCTGA